From Pandoraea vervacti, the proteins below share one genomic window:
- a CDS encoding hemolysin family protein translates to MENFLLIVAAILLVFLNGFFVAAEFGLVKLRQTRVHVIARQRGWRGRILAKVHGQLDTYLSACQLGITLASLGLGWIGEPAFARILTPLFELVGVSSPELIHALAFFIAFFTISYLHIVVGELAPKSMALRMPEAVSVWTAAPLYGFYWLMYPAIWILNHSANRLLRWTGLDPSHGADAHYSADEIKLILRRGASSEKLSRDDWNVVAYAIDFSDLTVSDLMRPMSEVAAFRRNATFKQNMDTAYRHRYSRYPFFDNDGETVLGVVHLKDLFLAEHHGQPIEDLGSMARPVERVKPDMPARELFSRFRRGAPHFAIVGWPDQKPIGFLTLDNLLSALVGKIRDEFRQTEDDWTRMEDGTLIGRGSLPILTLERALGIDIPSEHAESVGGLIMNALGYLPREGQKVDFDGFSVVVKKMQGPRIVLVRIYPDGIREARGEPPDVATQQREH, encoded by the coding sequence TTGGAAAACTTTTTACTGATCGTCGCTGCGATCCTGCTGGTGTTCCTCAACGGCTTTTTCGTGGCGGCGGAATTCGGCCTCGTCAAACTGCGCCAGACGCGCGTTCATGTCATTGCCCGCCAACGGGGTTGGCGCGGTCGTATCCTGGCCAAAGTCCATGGCCAACTCGATACTTACCTCTCTGCGTGCCAACTGGGCATCACGCTCGCCTCGCTCGGGCTTGGCTGGATCGGTGAACCCGCCTTCGCGCGCATTCTCACGCCGCTGTTCGAACTCGTCGGCGTCAGCTCCCCGGAACTGATCCACGCGCTGGCGTTCTTCATCGCGTTCTTCACGATTTCGTATCTGCACATCGTCGTGGGCGAACTCGCACCGAAATCGATGGCCCTGCGTATGCCGGAAGCCGTGTCCGTGTGGACGGCGGCGCCGTTGTACGGCTTCTACTGGCTCATGTACCCGGCCATCTGGATCCTGAACCACAGCGCCAACCGTCTGCTGCGCTGGACCGGCCTCGACCCCTCGCACGGCGCCGACGCCCATTATTCGGCCGACGAAATCAAATTGATCCTGCGCCGCGGCGCGTCGAGCGAAAAGCTCTCGCGAGACGACTGGAACGTGGTCGCTTACGCCATCGATTTCAGCGATCTGACCGTGTCCGACCTGATGCGGCCGATGAGCGAAGTCGCCGCGTTTCGCCGAAACGCCACGTTCAAGCAGAACATGGACACGGCATACCGCCACCGCTACAGCCGCTATCCGTTCTTCGACAACGATGGCGAAACCGTGCTCGGCGTCGTCCACCTCAAGGACCTGTTCCTCGCAGAACATCACGGTCAGCCCATCGAGGACCTGGGCAGCATGGCGCGCCCGGTCGAGCGCGTGAAGCCCGACATGCCGGCACGCGAACTGTTCAGCCGCTTTCGTCGGGGCGCTCCGCACTTTGCCATCGTGGGATGGCCGGATCAGAAGCCGATCGGCTTCCTGACGCTCGACAACCTGCTCTCCGCGCTGGTCGGCAAGATCCGCGACGAATTCCGTCAGACGGAAGACGACTGGACCCGCATGGAAGACGGCACGCTCATCGGACGCGGCAGCCTTCCGATCCTGACGCTGGAGCGGGCACTGGGCATCGACATCCCGAGTGAGCACGCGGAATCGGTCGGTGGGCTGATCATGAATGCGCTCGGTTACCTCCCGCGCGAAGGCCAGAAGGTGGACTTCGACGGCTTCTCCGTAGTCGTCAAGAAGATGCAGGGCCCACGCATTGTGCTCGTGCGCATCTACCCCGACGGAATTCGCGAAGCCCGCGGCGAACCGCCCGATGTGGCGACACAGCAACGCGAGCACTGA
- a CDS encoding helix-turn-helix transcriptional regulator, whose product MGKLSLDALISTCYDGVLDEASWDRALRDFNEWVGGMGFHSVTWDRERHCATRDSTSLNASPDLIREFVEKLAPTDPRVALMLRQPVGHAMRCHHHLSDRYVARSELFNEFLIPNGVRYTYGLHLDGADGASELLAILRSPDHAPFEDADAAPELETLTKHIARAARLRAGTRHLQAQAAIGMAVLDHLDMAIVIADATSHVHYLNVAAHQILGDTRNVGIRGGKFAALQPSDEQAMRRLIAGATAPMPVAGSHRLHGDNQRHWVVTVLPLRESHVCAAPWQRPMAMLTIGELDRRVTVGPYTLKVLFGLSPAEARLAQALAEGREVAQYAQDVNIAVNTARAQLRHIFDKTGCRRQADLLRLLHAIPALRIDAPG is encoded by the coding sequence ATGGGGAAGTTGTCTCTCGACGCGCTGATCAGCACCTGCTACGACGGCGTGCTTGACGAAGCCTCGTGGGATCGCGCGCTGCGCGATTTCAACGAGTGGGTCGGTGGCATGGGATTTCACTCGGTGACGTGGGATCGCGAGCGTCACTGCGCCACACGCGACTCGACGTCGCTGAATGCCTCGCCCGACCTCATTCGCGAGTTCGTCGAGAAGCTGGCGCCGACCGACCCGCGCGTGGCGCTCATGCTACGTCAGCCCGTCGGCCATGCCATGCGGTGCCACCATCACCTGAGCGATCGCTACGTCGCCCGTAGCGAGCTCTTCAACGAATTCCTCATTCCCAACGGTGTTCGCTACACGTACGGCCTGCATCTGGACGGCGCCGACGGCGCCAGCGAATTGCTGGCGATTCTGCGCAGCCCGGACCACGCGCCGTTCGAAGACGCCGACGCCGCCCCCGAACTGGAGACACTGACGAAGCACATTGCGCGAGCGGCGCGTCTGCGTGCCGGTACGCGTCATTTGCAGGCGCAGGCGGCAATCGGCATGGCGGTGCTCGACCATCTCGACATGGCCATCGTCATTGCCGATGCAACGAGCCATGTGCACTACCTGAACGTGGCCGCTCACCAGATTCTGGGCGACACGCGCAACGTCGGGATTCGAGGCGGGAAGTTCGCCGCGCTGCAGCCGAGCGACGAGCAGGCGATGCGGCGGCTGATTGCGGGGGCCACGGCGCCAATGCCCGTAGCCGGCAGTCATCGTCTTCACGGTGACAATCAGCGCCATTGGGTCGTCACGGTGCTGCCGCTGCGCGAATCGCACGTGTGCGCCGCGCCGTGGCAACGGCCGATGGCGATGCTCACGATCGGTGAACTGGACCGGCGCGTGACGGTCGGTCCTTACACGTTGAAGGTGCTGTTCGGCCTGTCGCCGGCGGAAGCGCGGCTCGCGCAGGCGCTGGCCGAGGGGCGCGAGGTGGCGCAATACGCGCAGGACGTCAACATTGCCGTCAACACCGCGC